Genomic DNA from Patescibacteria group bacterium:
CTCCAAGCCCAATAAAAAATAATGCCAAGGCGATGATGGCTAGATTTCTTCTGACTGAAATAATTTTTACTATTTTTTCTTTGAAGTTTTCTAAAAACATAAAAAAGAGCTTATTAACATATCTTGTTAATATTATATATGAAAATCAAATAAACAAAAAGCCCAATAAGGCGGCGGCGGCCATTAAGAAACTATAATTAATTTTTAGGGCTATGGCAAGGGCGAGAGAGTAGGTGATGACCCGGCCTAAATTTACGGCAATTTCCCGAAAAAACACGAATTCATCGATATTTTCGGTTTTCGCCAAACCATAATATATAGTTCCCAAAGGAATGTTAATCAATATGAGAAAGAAGCCGGCAACTACCGAAAGCATGTAATAAAAAGCTATCTCAGCGTGAAAAAATCGCAACAGCCAAATCACTATCATAACAGAAGCGCCGATTTTCATAATCTTTTCTTTCCGATAGCTGTCGGCAAATCGGCCGACCAGAAGGGTAAAGAACACCGCGCCGACTCCGGCAAAAGCCCCGATAGTTCCGACCGAGATAATATTGGCAAAAGTTAAATAAACGAATATAGGGAGGATTACGCCCTCGACCTCCGCCACCCCGGAGCTGACAACCATAAGGCCAAAAAATTTTTTGTATTTTTTAAACATCTCAAAAATGACTGACGGATGGAACCGAACGCTGGATTGCCAATTCTTCAGGTAGTAGAAGGGAATAAGAGTGAATAAATGAAGTATGCCCGCGGCTAGGAACAAATAATTAAACCCAAAAGAAGCGGTAATAAACGCGCCGGCCAAAGGAGCGACCACGCTCCCCATCTGCGGAAATGCCCCCATTCTTCCCACTTCTTTTCCAAGTTTTTTCCGGCTGGAATTCTGGGCGAAAATTACGTGGAAGGGAAACCAGTAAAATCCTACCTGAACGGCATTAATGATCGCGACAGCGTAAAGTAAAAAACTATACTGGGGAAGAAAGAAAAGCAAAGCCAGCTGGAGATATTTGAAAGGCAGCCGGATTATTAAGCACTCTTTTAATCCATAGCGGTTAGCAACCTGTCCGGCGATAAAAAAAGCGCCAACAAACCCGGCGCAAAGGATTATGAAATAGATAAATATTTCCGCCAGCGTGAAACCCAAAGATAAAAAATAAATAGGAACGAATATTCCTATTAAGACCGAAGCAAACCAATCAATTGAATGCATGGCGTAAAGCGCCCGCAATTGTTTATTCATATCCGGTTCCTTTAACCTATTAGCTTTCCCTGGTAATCATGCCGCGAGCTACACGCTCATCCCCCGTAGCGCCGCGACTCTCTCACCAATCGGCGGATGGGTGGAAAATAATTTTACCCAAAGGCTCGCTCTTTGGGTCCCATCCGAAGCTATATCAGCTTTAAACGGGGAAACAATATAGAGGTGGGCCGTAGCCCGGTTGGCGACTTCTAAGGGCTCGCGGTCGTAAGCGATTTTTTCCAAAGCCCGGGCCAAGCCTTCCGGGTAGCGGGTCAATAAAGCGCCGTCCGCGTCAGCCTTAAATTCGCGCTTTCGGGAAATAGCCATTTGCATTAGCATGGCAAAAATTGGCGCAAGGATTGAAAGCACAATCGCTACGATCATAATAATTAACCCGAGCTGGCCGCCTTCTGAATTATTACTTCTTCTCCTTCCGCCGCCCCAAAAAGTCCAATGTCTGAACCAATCGGCTAAAAGCACCACCATCCCGACCATGACGGTTACGAGCGTCGCGATTAAAATATCCCGGTTGCCGACGTGCGAGAGTTCGTGGGCAATTACGCCTTCCAATTCCGCTTTTTCGAGCTTTTGGAGGATGCCGGTGGTAACGGCGACAACCGCGTGCTTGGGGTCGCGCCCGGTAGCAAACGCGTTTGGCGCCGTATCTTCAATAATATAAATTTTCGGCACTGGTAGACCGGCCGTGATGCAGAGGTTTTCCACGATATGATAAAGCTGGGGGTTGTCTTCGTGTTTTACTTCCCGGGCCTGGCTCATAGCTAAGACGATTTTATCGGAAAACCAGTAGCTTATGAACGAAGAAACAACGCTAAAAGCTACGGCAATATAGAGAATCGCCGAATTGTCCATGGCTTGGGAAAATACATAACCGATTATCATGATAAACGCGAAAAACAGGGTCATCAAAACCCAGGTTTTTCTCCGGTTGGAATCCGCTTGCGTATAAAGAGTAGACATGAAAATTTTAGTATTATTTTTTTATGCAACAAAAACAAAAACACAAAACGTCATATATTCGGCCGATATTCTTTTCATTATTTTTACATGAATTGCGGATAATTTCATATCCGAATATATGGCTTGGTACGCTTGCCTCCCTGCTTTCACCACCCGCCGCCACACATTCTCTATTCCAAATAAGCGGCATGCTTTCCTCTTCCCTAATAATTTTTATTCTACCGCTACCGATGCTAAATACAAAAAATACGGTTATAAGAAAAAAGACAATAAACAAGCCGAAAAACCATGTTTTTCGTTTCATAGAATTAAAACTTTACCTTCACTTCCGCCTTTTCTTCTTCATTCGCCGCGAAAAATTCTCTTGGCTTAAAGCCGAGCATATTGCCAATCATGTTAGTCGGGAAAACTTGAAGTTTAGTGTTGAAGTCGCGGACATTGCCGTTATAGAACCTCCGGGCGGCCATAATTTTATCTTCGGTGTCGGTAAGCTCGCGCTGTAATTCCAAAAAATTCTGGTTTGCCTTTAAATCCGGATAAGCTTCGGCTAAAGCAAAGATGGATTTTAAAGTCTGCGATAGCGCGTTCTCGGCTTTAGCTTTTTCTTCAGCTGATCCGGCGCTCATTGCCGAGTTGCGCGCCTTTATCACAT
This window encodes:
- a CDS encoding MFS transporter; protein product: MNKQLRALYAMHSIDWFASVLIGIFVPIYFLSLGFTLAEIFIYFIILCAGFVGAFFIAGQVANRYGLKECLIIRLPFKYLQLALLFFLPQYSFLLYAVAIINAVQVGFYWFPFHVIFAQNSSRKKLGKEVGRMGAFPQMGSVVAPLAGAFITASFGFNYLFLAAGILHLFTLIPFYYLKNWQSSVRFHPSVIFEMFKKYKKFFGLMVVSSGVAEVEGVILPIFVYLTFANIISVGTIGAFAGVGAVFFTLLVGRFADSYRKEKIMKIGASVMIVIWLLRFFHAEIAFYYMLSVVAGFFLILINIPLGTIYYGLAKTENIDEFVFFREIAVNLGRVITYSLALAIALKINYSFLMAAAALLGFLFI
- a CDS encoding LemA family protein, with amino-acid sequence MTPTYIVLGVIAVIIIALIALYNGLIRLKLRVDEAWSDIDVQLKRRHDLIPNLVETVKGYAKHERETLDNVIKARNSAMSAGSAEEKAKAENALSQTLKSIFALAEAYPDLKANQNFLELQRELTDTEDKIMAARRFYNGNVRDFNTKLQVFPTNMIGNMLGFKPREFFAANEEEKAEVKVKF
- a CDS encoding M48 family metallopeptidase codes for the protein MSTLYTQADSNRRKTWVLMTLFFAFIMIIGYVFSQAMDNSAILYIAVAFSVVSSFISYWFSDKIVLAMSQAREVKHEDNPQLYHIVENLCITAGLPVPKIYIIEDTAPNAFATGRDPKHAVVAVTTGILQKLEKAELEGVIAHELSHVGNRDILIATLVTVMVGMVVLLADWFRHWTFWGGGRRRSNNSEGGQLGLIIMIVAIVLSILAPIFAMLMQMAISRKREFKADADGALLTRYPEGLARALEKIAYDREPLEVANRATAHLYIVSPFKADIASDGTQRASLWVKLFSTHPPIGERVAALRGMSV